In Nycticebus coucang isolate mNycCou1 chromosome 9, mNycCou1.pri, whole genome shotgun sequence, the following are encoded in one genomic region:
- the LOC128594354 gene encoding mitochondrial import inner membrane translocase subunit Tim8 B-like — protein MMAELGEADEAELQHLVAAEQHKAQFTAQVHHCMELCWDKCVEKPGNRLDSRTENCLSSCVDYFIDTALAITSRFAQIVQKGGQ, from the coding sequence ATGATGGCGGAGCTGGGAGAGGCGGATGAAGCAGAGCTGCAGCACTTGGTGGCGGCAGAACAGCACAAGGCACAATTCACTGCACAGGTGCATCATTGCATGGAGCTATGTTGGGATAAATGTGTAGAAAAGCCAGGGAATCGCCTAGACTCCCGCACTGAAAATTGTCTCTCTAGCTGTGTAGACTATTTCATTGACACCGCTCTTGCCATCACCAGTCGGTTTGCCCAAATTGTACAGAAAGGAGGACAGTAG